In Legionella cardiaca, a genomic segment contains:
- the ugpE gene encoding sn-glycerol-3-phosphate ABC transporter permease UgpE has product MKIFKRILSHSLLCFFVALLFIPLYLALVAASHNGTAMMQAPLPVWPGTVLFHNIKVVLTQGLVATGGQPVWQMLLNSFAMAILIAGGKIILALFSAFALVYFDFPGKQFFFALIFTTMMLPVEVRIVPTFQVIAAFGWLNSFAGLSFPLMASATATFLFRQFFKTIPKELIDAATLDGAGPVRFFWDILLPLSKTQIAALFIILFVYGWNQYLWPLVITTDSSMATIVMGIRYLAGVADQIPQWHYIMTIALIALIPPCLVVLTMQRWFEKGLTH; this is encoded by the coding sequence ATGAAAATATTCAAGCGAATTCTTAGCCATAGCTTGCTATGCTTTTTTGTTGCATTATTGTTTATTCCTCTTTATTTGGCTTTGGTTGCCGCCAGTCATAATGGTACAGCAATGATGCAGGCGCCACTGCCTGTCTGGCCCGGCACTGTTTTATTTCATAATATTAAAGTGGTATTGACTCAGGGGCTGGTGGCAACAGGTGGGCAACCTGTATGGCAGATGCTACTGAATAGTTTTGCTATGGCAATTCTGATTGCCGGTGGCAAAATAATTTTAGCGTTGTTTTCTGCCTTTGCGCTTGTCTATTTTGACTTTCCAGGTAAACAATTTTTCTTTGCGTTAATTTTTACGACGATGATGTTACCCGTTGAGGTAAGAATTGTGCCAACCTTTCAGGTGATTGCTGCTTTTGGCTGGTTAAATAGTTTTGCTGGTCTTAGTTTTCCTTTAATGGCCTCAGCAACAGCCACCTTTTTATTTCGGCAATTTTTTAAGACAATACCTAAAGAGTTAATTGATGCAGCGACTTTGGATGGGGCAGGACCAGTACGTTTTTTTTGGGATATTCTTTTACCCCTATCTAAAACTCAAATTGCCGCTTTATTTATTATTTTATTTGTATATGGATGGAATCAGTATCTTTGGCCACTGGTAATTACAACAGATAGCAGTATGGCAACGATAGTTATGGGGATTCGTTATTTGGCCGGCGTTGCTGATCAGATTCCCCAATGGCATTACATAATGACTATTGCTTTAATTGCATTGATACCACCGTGTTTGGTGGTCTTAACAATGCAACGATGGTTTGAAAAGGGGTTAACACACTGA
- a CDS encoding NAD(P)H-quinone oxidoreductase has product MRCILIDNPGQSSRLTISEQALPTCQREEILVQVKATAINRADLLQRQGKYPPPVGESIIPGLEVAGEVVDVGSDVTRFQKGDRIYGLVAAGAYAEYCCVNQNLAELIPNNWSYAYAAALPEALVTAHATVFLLGQLQQGQTLLIHAAGSGITSLAIQMAKLKGAKIISTASSEEKILKAKKLGVTTLINYKKEDFETVLEERSIDIIVDFIGGSYFPKHLKLLKSQGKLIQIACMQGHLVEANLLLVMQKRLQINGFVLRPQSLLEKIELWRSAQKLWATSLLNQHIAPVIDSEFRFEDMEQAHARMQNNEHFGKIVVTLS; this is encoded by the coding sequence ATGCGCTGCATTCTAATTGATAATCCAGGCCAAAGCAGTCGCTTAACTATAAGCGAGCAAGCTCTCCCCACTTGCCAACGAGAGGAAATTTTAGTGCAAGTCAAAGCAACGGCAATAAATCGAGCTGATTTACTACAAAGACAAGGAAAATACCCTCCCCCTGTTGGTGAATCCATTATCCCCGGTTTAGAAGTTGCTGGAGAAGTTGTTGATGTAGGCAGTGATGTAACTCGCTTCCAAAAAGGGGATCGCATCTATGGATTAGTAGCAGCGGGAGCTTATGCTGAGTATTGTTGTGTCAATCAAAATCTTGCTGAACTTATTCCCAATAATTGGAGTTATGCTTATGCGGCAGCTTTACCCGAGGCCTTGGTAACTGCACATGCAACTGTCTTTTTATTAGGTCAATTACAGCAAGGGCAAACCTTGCTAATCCATGCGGCAGGAAGCGGAATTACCTCTCTCGCTATACAAATGGCTAAATTAAAAGGTGCGAAGATCATTAGTACCGCCAGTAGTGAGGAAAAAATTTTAAAGGCTAAGAAATTAGGAGTAACCACTTTAATAAATTATAAAAAAGAAGACTTTGAAACCGTACTTGAAGAACGTTCCATCGATATTATTGTTGACTTTATTGGGGGCTCTTATTTTCCCAAACACTTAAAACTTTTAAAATCCCAAGGAAAACTGATTCAAATTGCCTGTATGCAAGGACATCTTGTGGAAGCCAATTTATTGCTAGTCATGCAAAAACGTCTGCAAATCAACGGTTTTGTTTTACGTCCACAATCTCTTCTCGAAAAAATCGAGCTTTGGAGATCAGCACAAAAATTATGGGCCACATCCTTGCTCAATCAACATATTGCCCCTGTTATTGATTCAGAATTTCGTTTTGAAGACATGGAACAAGCCCATGCACGGATGCAAAACAATGAGCATTTTGGAAAAATCGTTGTTACGCTGAGTTAG
- a CDS encoding DUF1189 family protein, producing the protein MTEQKTLRKIDAPFYNYWQALLLSFFSSRLYVDVGKRWKGLGILYLLLVIFLFSIPFSLRIAVEFNTFFEQQIIEPLKKLPPIYIQNGKVSFDEPMPYFIKNDAGEIVSIIDTTGKVKTIDKTYPNLTTLITEDKFFYRIRSPQFFFTKQMDEEADQIYVQPLSKNINQIFDGSTWIKSSGLKRVKLFSLIIIYPTVALLLFLIYLVFLLAFALMGQFISNLFFRLSISYKQSSRLLSVSSTPQILILLLFLTIDWLFIGFGLILMILPAFYFCFALRSLKRESHKLVVS; encoded by the coding sequence ATGACTGAACAAAAAACTTTAAGAAAAATTGATGCACCCTTTTACAACTATTGGCAAGCTTTGCTTCTATCTTTTTTTAGTAGTCGTTTATATGTGGATGTTGGCAAACGCTGGAAAGGTTTAGGCATACTTTATTTATTATTGGTTATATTTTTATTCTCAATCCCATTCTCATTACGTATTGCTGTTGAGTTTAATACTTTTTTTGAACAGCAAATCATTGAACCGCTTAAAAAATTACCGCCTATTTATATTCAAAATGGAAAAGTGTCTTTTGACGAACCAATGCCGTATTTCATCAAAAATGATGCAGGGGAAATTGTCTCAATTATTGATACGACAGGAAAAGTTAAAACCATTGATAAAACCTATCCTAATTTAACGACCTTAATCACCGAAGATAAATTTTTCTATCGTATTCGTTCACCCCAGTTCTTTTTTACGAAGCAGATGGATGAAGAGGCAGATCAAATTTATGTGCAGCCTCTAAGTAAAAATATCAATCAAATATTTGATGGCAGCACTTGGATAAAATCGTCTGGCTTGAAGCGAGTGAAATTGTTTTCACTAATCATTATTTATCCTACTGTAGCATTGTTATTGTTTTTAATTTATTTGGTATTTCTTTTAGCATTTGCACTCATGGGACAGTTTATTTCCAACTTGTTTTTTCGCTTATCAATTAGCTATAAACAATCATCTCGTTTGCTATCGGTTAGTTCAACACCGCAGATACTTATTCTCTTGCTTTTTTTAACAATAGACTGGCTTTTTATCGGCTTTGGATTGATATTAATGATTCTGCCTGCATTCTACTTTTGTTTTGCATTACGTTCGTTGAAACGTGAAAGCCATAAATTGGTGGTTTCGTGA
- a CDS encoding acyl-CoA dehydrogenase, which translates to MLHTLTVLAVVGAAILLLAKQASLVVWTISYALFALLVTNYGSPGIVGQVFLWGIFAIFALASIRPLRKNLLSRHLFATISKSMPAMSSTEREALEAGTVSWEGDLFSGSPDFNRLLSSPVVKLTVEEQAFIDGPVNELCRMIDDWDITHVRTDMPPEMWQFIKEKGFLGMIIPKHYGGLEFSATAQFSILAKLYGRSVTVGSSVSVPNSLGPAELLLKYGTKEQKEYYLPRLADGREIPCFALTGPNAGSDAASIPDKGVVCYQEFNGQEVLGIRLTWNKRYITLCPVATVIGLAFRLFDPENILGKGTDVGITCALIPANTPGVIKGRRHFPLNTGFLNGPTQGKDVFVPIDYLIGGAAMAGAGWRMLMECLSAGRAISLPSSATGGTQAGALASGAYARIRKQFNQSIANFEGIEEPLARIAGNTYLIDAGLTMAAAAIDHGAKPSVAGAILKYHTTERGRQVAIDAMDIHGGKGICLGPNNYLGRAYQNLPIGITVEGANILTRSLIIFGQGAIRCHPYVFQELESVRKNDLNAFDKAFWGHAGFVLANLTKSLIYSITDAHFISTPKSKAKRYYQLAQRYSAQLAFLSDFSMAILGGELKRKEKMSARLGDVLSNLYLISAVLKRFHDDGEPVADLPLVEWSCQQLLNESETAIHNVIVNFPTRWARIVLKLILQPFGGQRHAPSDELGAKLAQILTEPNETRTRLTRFVFAEAIQNCPLGRLEDTFHKICAIEELEKKVSRAVREGKLTSLTLLEQINEAEQNGILDTNDAMRLREAEIKRQEIIAVDDFSDDELRRSSFDAALSKVKKKEITPSEDNLTTEVV; encoded by the coding sequence GTGTTGCATACTCTGACTGTATTAGCAGTGGTGGGTGCGGCTATTTTATTGCTCGCTAAACAAGCATCCCTTGTGGTTTGGACTATCAGTTACGCTTTATTTGCTTTGTTAGTTACTAACTATGGTTCGCCAGGGATCGTTGGTCAAGTTTTTCTCTGGGGAATTTTTGCAATTTTTGCGTTAGCTTCTATCAGGCCATTGCGTAAAAATTTATTATCGCGTCATCTATTTGCAACGATTAGCAAGTCAATGCCCGCAATGTCTTCTACAGAACGAGAAGCCCTGGAAGCCGGAACGGTCAGTTGGGAGGGTGACCTTTTTAGTGGCTCACCAGATTTTAATCGTCTCCTTAGTTCACCTGTAGTTAAATTAACTGTTGAAGAGCAGGCTTTCATCGACGGTCCCGTTAATGAATTGTGTCGCATGATTGACGATTGGGATATCACGCACGTTCGAACAGATATGCCACCTGAAATGTGGCAATTTATTAAAGAAAAGGGTTTCTTGGGAATGATCATTCCCAAGCATTATGGTGGACTGGAATTTTCTGCTACGGCACAGTTTTCTATTTTAGCAAAATTATATGGTCGCTCTGTTACCGTTGGGAGCTCAGTGTCAGTTCCTAATTCTTTGGGCCCAGCAGAATTATTATTAAAATATGGTACCAAAGAGCAAAAAGAATATTATTTGCCTCGTTTGGCTGATGGACGGGAGATTCCTTGCTTTGCCTTAACAGGACCTAATGCTGGTTCTGACGCAGCCTCAATTCCTGATAAGGGTGTAGTTTGCTATCAAGAATTCAATGGTCAAGAAGTATTAGGAATCCGTTTAACCTGGAATAAGCGTTATATTACGCTTTGCCCAGTTGCAACCGTTATCGGCTTGGCGTTCCGCCTATTTGATCCTGAGAATATTTTAGGTAAAGGAACCGATGTTGGAATTACCTGCGCCTTAATTCCCGCAAATACGCCTGGCGTTATTAAGGGGCGTCGCCATTTTCCATTAAATACAGGCTTTTTGAATGGCCCAACTCAAGGAAAGGATGTTTTTGTTCCCATTGATTATTTAATTGGTGGTGCTGCCATGGCAGGAGCAGGTTGGCGTATGTTAATGGAATGTTTGAGTGCCGGACGCGCTATTTCTTTGCCATCAAGTGCGACTGGGGGTACACAAGCGGGTGCTCTGGCGAGTGGTGCTTATGCAAGAATACGCAAACAATTCAACCAGTCTATAGCAAACTTTGAAGGCATTGAAGAGCCTTTGGCGCGGATTGCCGGAAATACCTATCTTATTGACGCTGGTTTAACCATGGCTGCTGCAGCTATTGATCATGGTGCCAAACCTTCAGTAGCTGGTGCGATCTTAAAATATCATACGACTGAAAGAGGACGTCAAGTTGCTATTGATGCCATGGACATTCATGGAGGTAAAGGGATTTGTCTTGGCCCAAATAACTATTTAGGACGTGCCTATCAAAATTTACCTATAGGTATTACTGTTGAGGGAGCTAATATTCTCACTCGTAGCTTAATTATTTTTGGCCAAGGCGCAATTCGTTGTCATCCTTATGTATTCCAGGAATTAGAGAGTGTTCGCAAAAATGACCTAAATGCCTTTGATAAAGCATTTTGGGGTCATGCTGGATTTGTATTAGCAAACTTAACCAAATCTTTAATTTATTCGATAACAGATGCTCACTTTATCTCCACACCAAAAAGCAAAGCTAAACGCTATTATCAATTGGCTCAACGTTATAGTGCTCAATTAGCCTTTTTATCTGATTTTTCGATGGCGATACTTGGTGGTGAGCTTAAGCGAAAGGAGAAAATGTCGGCTCGTTTAGGGGATGTTTTAAGCAATTTATATTTGATATCAGCTGTCTTGAAACGCTTTCATGATGATGGTGAGCCAGTTGCTGATTTACCTTTAGTTGAATGGAGTTGTCAGCAATTGCTAAATGAGAGTGAGACTGCTATTCATAATGTTATTGTTAATTTCCCGACACGTTGGGCGCGTATTGTACTGAAATTAATTCTGCAGCCGTTTGGTGGTCAACGTCATGCTCCCTCTGATGAATTGGGTGCTAAATTGGCTCAAATACTTACTGAACCAAATGAAACCAGAACACGACTCACTCGGTTTGTATTTGCAGAAGCCATCCAGAATTGTCCTTTGGGCCGTTTGGAAGATACATTCCATAAAATTTGTGCAATTGAAGAACTTGAGAAAAAAGTTAGTCGTGCTGTGAGAGAAGGAAAATTAACCTCTTTAACCTTGCTAGAACAAATTAATGAAGCAGAACAAAATGGTATTTTAGATACTAATGATGCTATGCGTTTGCGAGAGGCTGAAATCAAAAGACAGGAAATTATTGCTGTGGATGATTTTAGTGATGATGAATTGCGGCGATCATCATTTGATGCCGCATTGAGTAAGGTAAAAAAGAAAGAAATAACTCCGAGCGAAGATAATTTAACAACTGAAGTTGTTTAA
- a CDS encoding ABC transporter ATP-binding protein has translation MATVNLIDVDKVYTQQRILDKINLNIEKGEFVVVIGPSGCGKSTLLRLVAGLDTVTSGNILINNQCVNKIPPAKRDMAMVFQNYALYPHMTVFDNMAYGLKMRGMKASLIQQKTQEVAAMLQLTDYLQRKPQALSGGQRQRVAMGRAIVRSPAVFLFDEPLSNLDAKLRTEMRYEIKRMHQKLQTTCLYVTHDQTEAMTMASRVLVLNKGKIEQIGSPQLLYSQPASLFVASFIGHYPINFLPAKIDQNQQKVLADFGVEFPLPLVKESLMDNEEVVIGFRPEHLKVVEKGNPSAIPVKIEFVDDMGADKLIQAVTYCGKGRFSVRVSADIEIVDDRLALELIINKANLFRQKTGLRLGGWHD, from the coding sequence ATGGCCACGGTAAATTTAATCGATGTGGATAAAGTCTACACACAACAACGCATTCTCGACAAAATAAACCTAAACATTGAGAAAGGGGAGTTTGTGGTTGTAATAGGGCCTTCAGGTTGTGGAAAATCAACCTTATTGCGACTTGTTGCAGGTTTGGATACAGTGACGAGCGGAAATATTTTGATTAACAATCAATGTGTCAACAAAATCCCTCCTGCAAAACGCGATATGGCAATGGTGTTCCAGAACTATGCACTTTATCCGCATATGACCGTTTTTGATAATATGGCTTATGGCCTTAAAATGCGAGGTATGAAGGCATCGCTAATCCAACAAAAAACACAAGAGGTAGCGGCCATGTTGCAACTAACCGATTATTTGCAACGTAAGCCACAAGCACTTTCTGGAGGGCAGCGCCAACGAGTTGCTATGGGAAGAGCTATTGTACGTTCGCCTGCGGTCTTTTTATTTGATGAGCCTCTTTCTAATCTCGATGCAAAGTTACGTACGGAAATGCGCTACGAAATCAAAAGAATGCATCAAAAATTACAAACAACATGTTTATATGTTACTCATGATCAAACCGAAGCCATGACTATGGCATCGAGAGTATTAGTTTTAAACAAAGGAAAAATAGAACAAATTGGTTCGCCACAACTTTTATATTCACAACCTGCATCGCTTTTTGTTGCGAGTTTTATTGGTCATTATCCGATTAATTTTTTACCAGCTAAAATTGATCAAAATCAACAAAAGGTCCTGGCTGATTTTGGGGTTGAGTTCCCACTACCGCTGGTAAAAGAATCGCTTATGGATAATGAAGAGGTGGTTATCGGATTTAGACCGGAACATTTAAAAGTCGTTGAGAAAGGTAACCCGTCAGCAATTCCTGTTAAGATTGAATTTGTTGATGACATGGGAGCTGACAAATTGATTCAGGCTGTCACATATTGTGGCAAGGGGCGTTTTTCAGTACGGGTTTCGGCTGACATTGAAATTGTTGATGACAGACTTGCCTTGGAACTTATTATAAATAAAGCTAATCTATTTCGTCAAAAAACTGGTTTACGTCTAGGAGGGTGGCATGACTGA
- the ugpA gene encoding sn-glycerol-3-phosphate ABC transporter permease UgpA, which yields MAKYTQYKKLALFFIFPQLLVTLLFFIWPALSALTQAFFFSDAFGLHSQFAGLTNFFDLLKDPGYLKALYVTLIIAFFVTLGTMSLGLLLATLVQARRKSQSVYKTLFLWPYAVAPAIAAILWRFLCQPTIGWLAHGLQHVGIHFNYLINAKQALLVVIVTACWQQLSYNFLFFFAALQAIPNSLIEAAIIDGASAWRRFWQIVFPLLSPTSFFLLIMNLIYAFFDTFGIIDVMTNGGPNNSTTTLIYKVYKDGFVGLDPGSSSAQSVMLMIMVIVLTLFQFRYLEKKVHYE from the coding sequence ATGGCTAAATACACTCAATACAAAAAATTAGCATTGTTTTTTATTTTTCCGCAATTGCTAGTAACACTTTTATTTTTTATTTGGCCTGCACTTAGTGCGTTAACGCAAGCTTTTTTCTTCAGCGATGCCTTTGGTTTACATAGTCAGTTTGCAGGGTTAACGAATTTTTTTGATTTGCTAAAAGATCCTGGTTACCTTAAAGCACTCTATGTAACGCTTATAATTGCTTTTTTTGTAACTTTAGGAACAATGAGCTTAGGGCTGCTTTTAGCTACTCTTGTGCAAGCACGACGCAAAAGTCAATCCGTCTATAAAACTCTGTTTCTTTGGCCCTATGCCGTAGCACCAGCTATTGCCGCCATATTATGGCGTTTCTTATGTCAGCCAACGATTGGATGGCTGGCTCATGGATTACAACACGTAGGGATACATTTTAATTATTTAATTAATGCAAAGCAGGCACTGCTTGTTGTAATAGTAACAGCGTGCTGGCAGCAATTAAGCTACAATTTTCTTTTCTTCTTTGCAGCACTGCAAGCGATACCCAATTCTTTGATTGAGGCTGCAATAATTGATGGCGCTTCCGCATGGCGTCGATTTTGGCAAATCGTTTTTCCATTGTTATCACCCACAAGTTTTTTTCTATTAATTATGAACTTAATTTATGCTTTTTTTGATACTTTTGGCATTATTGATGTGATGACAAATGGGGGCCCTAATAATAGTACGACAACATTAATTTACAAAGTGTATAAAGACGGTTTTGTGGGGTTAGATCCAGGAAGTTCTTCTGCTCAATCCGTCATGTTGATGATTATGGTGATTGTGCTTACTTTATTTCAATTCCGTTACCTTGAGAAAAAAGTGCATTACGAATGA
- the minE gene encoding cell division topological specificity factor MinE — MSLFSYLRKRNSTASVAKERLQIIISHERSQRNTPDYLPKLQEEILAVIAKYIRISRDQVSVNLERLGDSAVLELNVTMPDEVLEEA; from the coding sequence ATGAGCCTATTCAGTTATTTAAGAAAGCGAAATAGTACTGCCTCAGTAGCTAAAGAGCGTTTACAGATTATTATTTCTCATGAGCGTTCTCAGCGAAATACGCCGGATTATTTGCCAAAGCTTCAAGAGGAAATACTGGCAGTGATTGCGAAATATATCCGCATTAGTCGTGATCAGGTTAGTGTGAACCTTGAACGCCTTGGTGATAGCGCAGTGCTTGAATTGAATGTGACTATGCCCGACGAAGTTCTAGAAGAGGCTTAA
- a CDS encoding alpha/beta fold hydrolase has translation MKELIHFAHGNGFPSPCYMQLLKHLETRYDYCYIDKIGHNPLFPVTENWHLLVDEIIASVQAQATQPVIAVGHSLGGVLSLLAAIEKPALFKAVIMIDSPLLGRMKSSVVRLAKALGIIDRITPAFRARSRREYWQNKEQLINYLKTRDLFKTFTQECLEDYIEYGMRKTEEGYVLRFDRHIEYLIFRTIPHTLHAYEGKLRVPALLIYGDKSTVVDGLDVRYMQKHYNISAVKMNGTHMLPMEHPIQVAKQIFAGLDAILKG, from the coding sequence GTGAAAGAGTTAATTCATTTTGCTCATGGCAATGGTTTTCCGTCGCCTTGTTATATGCAATTGTTAAAACACTTGGAGACGAGATATGACTATTGTTATATTGATAAAATAGGACACAATCCTCTATTCCCTGTCACGGAAAACTGGCATCTTCTCGTGGATGAGATTATTGCCAGTGTGCAGGCGCAAGCGACACAACCTGTTATTGCAGTAGGACATTCATTAGGGGGAGTTTTAAGTCTTTTGGCTGCAATTGAAAAGCCTGCATTATTTAAAGCGGTGATTATGATTGACTCGCCTCTTTTAGGACGCATGAAGTCAAGTGTAGTGAGACTGGCAAAAGCTCTAGGTATAATTGATAGGATTACTCCGGCATTTAGAGCACGCAGTAGAAGAGAGTACTGGCAAAATAAAGAACAACTTATTAATTACCTGAAAACTCGTGATCTGTTTAAAACATTTACTCAAGAATGTTTAGAAGACTATATTGAGTATGGTATGAGAAAAACCGAAGAAGGTTATGTACTCCGCTTCGATCGCCATATAGAATATTTGATCTTCCGAACTATACCTCACACTTTACACGCATACGAGGGAAAATTAAGAGTTCCAGCCTTATTAATTTATGGAGATAAAAGTACAGTTGTTGATGGATTGGATGTACGTTATATGCAAAAGCATTACAATATCTCAGCGGTTAAAATGAATGGTACTCATATGCTGCCAATGGAGCATCCAATCCAAGTCGCAAAACAAATTTTTGCGGGGCTTGATGCTATACTGAAAGGATGA
- a CDS encoding SET domain-containing protein-lysine N-methyltransferase → MVKIILTNHNKQSPFKKAVLDVSSKICEIDESQKGGFQLLQNLDFQHPLLSYPYLKSSTTTYHYHYHDMAGLLETAKYVYATLLHASKPEECQFVVSPSPHFLSLKAIYKIPFSLDDHKEAKDFITVNQINGIISQLANHQFHFHDKLIINDTILFKNLPETVDGDALFAYNDKAYELLNKEEPFELCEIRYINQFIGFGVYARKDIKKGTNVCVYQGMKTNPESKRYHFYPHFDLLGLGIDATDYGNIGRFVNHAPSSSQPDHFLLDVNLMVDRHILNGIEIVAFTAKRDIAKNEQLFVDYGAGYFENAEEYRFNREGKLLNPKGEILLDKHHEKLNTLRVMAKNGVSQAAYRLLKRPLLALLLTALGFIALYSIQFL, encoded by the coding sequence ATGGTAAAAATTATCCTTACCAATCATAACAAGCAGTCACCTTTTAAAAAGGCTGTCCTTGATGTCTCCTCGAAGATATGCGAGATAGATGAATCTCAGAAGGGCGGATTTCAATTATTACAAAATCTCGATTTTCAACACCCTTTGCTTTCTTATCCATATCTTAAATCGTCTACTACCACGTATCATTACCATTATCATGATATGGCTGGTCTTCTAGAAACGGCAAAATATGTGTATGCCACGTTACTTCACGCCAGCAAACCAGAAGAGTGCCAATTTGTAGTTTCTCCTTCACCACATTTTTTATCTTTAAAAGCTATTTATAAAATTCCTTTTTCTCTTGATGACCATAAAGAAGCAAAGGATTTCATTACTGTTAATCAAATTAACGGTATAATCAGTCAACTAGCAAATCATCAATTCCATTTTCATGATAAATTAATAATTAATGATACGATTTTATTTAAAAATTTACCGGAAACCGTTGATGGTGATGCCTTGTTTGCCTATAACGACAAAGCATACGAACTTTTAAACAAAGAAGAACCGTTTGAATTATGTGAAATACGCTACATTAATCAATTTATTGGTTTTGGCGTTTATGCCAGAAAGGATATAAAGAAGGGGACTAATGTATGCGTATATCAGGGAATGAAAACTAATCCCGAATCAAAGCGATATCATTTTTACCCTCACTTTGATCTTTTAGGTTTAGGAATTGATGCCACAGACTATGGCAACATTGGTCGATTCGTGAATCACGCTCCTTCCTCCAGCCAACCAGATCACTTCCTTCTCGACGTCAATCTTATGGTGGATAGACATATTCTCAATGGTATAGAAATTGTTGCTTTTACAGCCAAAAGAGATATTGCTAAGAATGAACAATTGTTTGTAGATTATGGTGCCGGATATTTTGAAAATGCAGAAGAATATAGGTTTAATAGAGAGGGAAAACTTTTAAATCCTAAAGGTGAAATCCTACTTGATAAACATCATGAAAAATTGAATACCTTAAGGGTAATGGCAAAAAACGGTGTCAGCCAAGCTGCCTATCGTCTTTTAAAAAGACCATTGCTAGCTCTCTTATTGACTGCTTTAGGGTTTATTGCATTGTACAGTATCCAATTTCTTTAG
- the minD gene encoding septum site-determining protein MinD, whose amino-acid sequence MAKIIVVTSGKGGVGKTTTSAAISSGLAMRGHKTVVIDFDIGLRNLDIIMGCERRVVYDFIHVINGEANLNQALIKDKRLPDLCILPASQTRDKDALTLAGVEKVLAELAKEFEYIVCDSPAGIETGALMAMYFADHAIVVTNPEVSSVRDSDRILGILASKTKRAVENQPPVQEHLLLTRYDPERVEKGDMLSVEDVKEILAIPLMGVIPESKAVLKASNTGTPVVLDETSDAGLAYQDAIARFLGESRPMRFVTSERKGLLRRLFSKNKEDIPA is encoded by the coding sequence TTGGCTAAAATTATAGTTGTCACTTCAGGTAAGGGCGGTGTAGGAAAAACTACTACCTCAGCAGCAATTTCTTCAGGCTTAGCCATGCGTGGGCATAAGACTGTTGTCATTGACTTTGATATTGGTCTTAGAAACCTTGATATCATTATGGGCTGTGAACGCCGTGTTGTGTACGATTTTATTCATGTTATTAACGGTGAAGCCAATTTAAATCAAGCGCTTATTAAAGATAAGCGTTTACCGGATTTGTGTATTTTACCTGCGTCCCAGACCAGAGATAAGGATGCTTTAACACTTGCTGGTGTTGAAAAAGTCTTGGCTGAGTTAGCAAAAGAATTTGAATACATTGTTTGTGATTCACCGGCTGGTATTGAAACAGGAGCCTTAATGGCCATGTATTTTGCTGACCATGCTATTGTAGTAACCAATCCTGAAGTTTCTTCGGTCCGTGACTCTGATAGGATCCTGGGCATTTTAGCTAGTAAAACTAAACGGGCAGTAGAAAATCAACCTCCTGTTCAAGAACATTTACTTCTCACTCGCTATGATCCTGAGCGTGTTGAAAAAGGGGATATGTTATCCGTAGAAGATGTTAAGGAAATTCTTGCCATTCCTCTAATGGGCGTAATTCCTGAGTCTAAAGCTGTACTAAAAGCGTCTAATACAGGAACTCCAGTTGTTCTTGATGAAACCAGCGACGCTGGCCTTGCCTATCAGGATGCTATAGCTCGCTTCCTGGGAGAAAGTAGGCCCATGCGTTTTGTTACTAGTGAGCGTAAAGGGTTGCTGCGCCGCTTGTTCAGTAAAAACAAGGAGGATATTCCAGCATGA